The Oscillospiraceae bacterium genome has a segment encoding these proteins:
- the spoIIIAC gene encoding stage III sporulation protein AC: MSVDFIFKIAAIGMIVAVLNTLLVRSGREDQAMLTTLAGVIVVLMMLVPKISALFSGIKSMFDL, encoded by the coding sequence ATGAGCGTGGATTTTATATTCAAAATTGCGGCCATCGGTATGATCGTGGCGGTGCTGAACACCCTCTTGGTGCGCAGCGGACGGGAGGACCAGGCCATGCTCACCACCCTGGCCGGGGTGATTGTGGTTTTGATGATGTTGGTGCCGAAGATCAGCGCGCTTTTCTCCGGTATAAAATCTATGTTTGACCTATGA
- a CDS encoding stage III sporulation AC/AD family protein gives MIQIAGIAAVCLLLTVLLRKENPTFALLVTVAGAGLLFYTVSKLAGSAFGVLGDLKTAAGDTGAYIDLMFKILGISIVTQVVCDVCRDNGASALASQTETAAKILVLSLLLPLFQTVIGIVTGLVK, from the coding sequence ATGATCCAGATCGCAGGGATCGCCGCCGTTTGCCTGCTGCTGACGGTGCTGCTGAGAAAAGAGAACCCCACCTTTGCTTTGCTGGTCACTGTGGCCGGTGCCGGACTGCTGTTTTACACGGTGTCTAAGTTGGCCGGCAGCGCCTTTGGCGTATTGGGCGACTTAAAGACCGCGGCAGGGGACACCGGGGCGTATATTGATCTGATGTTCAAGATCCTGGGGATTTCCATCGTGACCCAGGTGGTGTGCGATGTGTGCCGGGACAACGGCGCGTCCGCATTAGCTTCTCAAACGGAGACAGCAGCCAAAATTCTGGTACTGTCCCTACTGCTACCGCTGTTTCAAACGGTGATCGGAATTGTGACGGGACTTGTAAAATGA
- a CDS encoding YfhO family protein: MDITANNKHRFATKWMNTETVNYTAAYTLCLLVLFAVKQLCKVAFGLGAGAAVGIGAGAAALLSFVLEKKFVFPRGMATVPKQIGGFLFRCAVDFGFYKILYFLFATLLKREAPFVWLATVTVVYIFNYLFDRLLVFDCRDKAATKSGGRLYKLFFANRFLAVSAFVALLGILFIFIVYSVFPFGDGTVMRMDLYHQYGPLFAELYDRVVEGKSLLYSWESGGGSSFLGNYFNYLSSPFTVLIFLFDKADISFAITALVIVKCMASAVTFTYYLKASQKRHSYVSAAFGVFYAFCAYFLAYYWNIMWIDGMILLPLIVLGIEQLVHNGKGALYTGALAVLLLSNYYMGYMACIFSVLYFLAYFLMTAKPRPEKSGEKLTTREKYSAKNLMRHPFLNRCVRFAGFSLLAGGLCAVTLLPTYFLLRGSSATSDSFPTTFESYFTIFDFLTSHLSALETTIRSSGDDVLPNIYCGVLPLLLVPLYLINRRISLREKAVYIVLLLFLLFSFDNNAMNFIWHAFHFPNDLPFRFSYMYCFLVLVMAFRGLCRMRDIAYKDIVFVGLGWLLYVIVAQKFMTTKMSEISIYVTIAFLILWCGLLLCLQKPGFKKSVLAFAVIAMCFSEVIVSDCSSILITQGNSDYKSNYAAYRESIEAINKKDNDFYRTELTYLERRMDPSYYGYNGISTFSSMAYEDYSQLQYNLGMFGNRINSYTYNPQTPVYNMMFNIKYLIATPTNPTPTDRYFTEVYRNKDKSAAVYENDCFLPIAYAAKTHLKDWAADEGDPFKVQGDYFRLATGLDGVFVPCGYTDCSYDNLSGDTCSENGTFWFNKSSSDEQYGTVEVTISPLRDGNVYIYLTSPEIKTAEFSGDGIKNTLSQNIEEPYIMDLGYHKKGEEIKVSLDAGSMSATESYASIYAYSVDETVFAKGYRLLADSALQVTDWGETHITGTIAVRENSYLCTSIPYDTGWSVYIDGKKAETFKLGEALLTTTVKPGKHTVELRYTPKGLSIGAVVSGTCVAGVAGYLILVHIRRKKQQSAG, from the coding sequence ATGGACATTACCGCAAACAACAAACATCGCTTTGCTACAAAGTGGATGAATACGGAAACGGTGAATTACACCGCCGCCTACACGCTGTGCCTGTTGGTGCTTTTTGCCGTCAAGCAGCTGTGCAAGGTGGCGTTTGGCTTGGGGGCCGGTGCGGCTGTTGGGATCGGTGCCGGTGCGGCTGCGTTGCTGTCCTTTGTACTGGAGAAGAAATTTGTCTTTCCCCGGGGTATGGCAACCGTTCCCAAACAGATCGGCGGCTTTCTCTTTCGCTGCGCCGTGGACTTTGGGTTCTATAAGATCTTGTATTTTCTCTTTGCCACGCTGCTAAAGCGAGAAGCCCCCTTTGTATGGCTGGCTACGGTAACGGTGGTCTACATTTTTAACTACCTGTTTGACCGCCTGCTGGTGTTTGACTGCCGGGACAAGGCAGCGACTAAAAGCGGCGGCCGGCTGTACAAGTTGTTTTTTGCCAACCGCTTTTTAGCGGTATCCGCCTTTGTGGCGCTGCTGGGCATTCTCTTTATTTTCATTGTGTACAGTGTGTTTCCGTTTGGGGACGGCACGGTCATGCGTATGGACCTGTATCACCAGTACGGTCCGCTGTTTGCAGAGCTGTATGACCGGGTAGTAGAGGGCAAAAGCCTGCTGTACTCCTGGGAGAGCGGCGGCGGCAGCAGCTTCCTCGGCAACTATTTCAATTATCTTTCCAGCCCCTTTACAGTGCTGATCTTTCTATTTGACAAGGCGGATATTTCCTTTGCCATCACCGCTTTGGTGATCGTCAAGTGTATGGCCTCTGCCGTCACTTTTACTTATTACTTAAAGGCGTCACAAAAGCGCCACTCTTATGTGAGTGCCGCCTTTGGTGTGTTCTACGCCTTTTGCGCCTACTTTTTAGCGTATTACTGGAATATTATGTGGATCGACGGCATGATTCTGCTGCCACTGATCGTACTGGGCATTGAGCAATTGGTCCATAACGGCAAGGGCGCTCTTTACACAGGCGCGCTGGCAGTGCTGCTGCTGTCCAATTACTATATGGGCTATATGGCGTGCATTTTCTCTGTTCTGTACTTCTTGGCCTACTTCCTGATGACCGCCAAACCCCGACCGGAAAAGAGCGGCGAAAAGCTCACCACTCGGGAGAAGTACAGCGCCAAAAATCTCATGCGTCACCCGTTTCTCAATCGGTGCGTGCGCTTTGCCGGGTTCTCTTTGCTGGCCGGCGGGCTGTGCGCTGTGACCCTGCTACCCACCTATTTCCTGCTGCGGGGCAGCTCCGCTACCTCAGACAGCTTCCCCACCACTTTTGAGTCATACTTTACCATTTTTGACTTTTTAACCTCCCACCTGTCTGCCCTGGAGACCACCATTCGCTCCAGCGGCGACGATGTGCTGCCCAATATCTACTGCGGCGTGCTGCCGCTGCTGCTGGTGCCCTTGTACCTCATTAACAGGCGCATTTCTCTGCGGGAGAAGGCGGTGTATATTGTACTGCTTCTGTTTCTCCTGTTCAGCTTTGACAATAATGCGATGAATTTCATTTGGCACGCCTTCCACTTCCCCAACGACCTGCCCTTCCGCTTCTCTTATATGTACTGTTTCCTGGTGCTGGTGATGGCGTTCCGCGGTCTGTGCCGTATGCGGGACATTGCCTATAAGGACATTGTATTCGTGGGTCTGGGCTGGCTGCTGTATGTGATCGTGGCCCAGAAGTTTATGACTACCAAGATGAGCGAGATCTCCATTTATGTGACCATCGCCTTTCTTATTCTCTGGTGCGGGCTGCTGCTGTGCCTGCAAAAGCCCGGGTTCAAAAAGAGCGTGCTGGCCTTTGCGGTGATCGCCATGTGCTTTAGCGAGGTGATCGTCTCCGACTGCTCCTCCATTCTCATTACCCAGGGCAACAGCGACTACAAGAGCAACTACGCTGCTTATCGGGAGTCCATAGAAGCCATCAACAAAAAGGACAACGACTTTTACCGCACGGAGCTAACTTATCTGGAACGGCGCATGGACCCCAGCTATTACGGCTACAATGGCATTTCCACCTTTTCCTCCATGGCGTATGAGGACTACTCCCAGCTGCAATACAACCTGGGTATGTTTGGCAATCGGATCAACAGCTACACCTACAATCCACAGACCCCGGTGTACAATATGATGTTCAATATCAAATATCTGATCGCCACGCCCACCAATCCCACCCCCACCGATCGGTATTTTACGGAAGTGTACCGCAACAAGGACAAATCCGCCGCCGTGTATGAGAACGACTGCTTCCTGCCCATTGCCTATGCAGCCAAAACCCATTTGAAAGATTGGGCAGCGGATGAGGGCGATCCCTTTAAGGTGCAGGGCGACTACTTCCGCCTGGCGACAGGGCTGGACGGGGTATTTGTACCCTGCGGCTATACGGACTGCAGCTACGACAATCTCTCCGGTGACACATGCTCGGAGAACGGCACGTTTTGGTTCAACAAGTCAAGCAGCGACGAGCAATACGGCACGGTGGAAGTAACCATCAGTCCCCTACGAGACGGCAATGTGTATATCTACCTGACCTCGCCGGAAATCAAGACGGCAGAATTCAGTGGTGACGGCATAAAGAATACCCTGTCCCAAAATATTGAAGAGCCGTACATTATGGATCTAGGCTATCACAAAAAGGGCGAGGAAATTAAAGTATCCCTGGACGCCGGGAGTATGAGCGCCACGGAGAGCTACGCCTCTATTTACGCATACAGCGTGGACGAGACCGTATTTGCCAAAGGCTATCGCCTGTTGGCAGACAGCGCTCTGCAAGTCACCGACTGGGGCGAGACCCACATTACCGGCACCATCGCCGTTCGCGAGAACAGCTACCTGTGCACCTCCATTCCCTATGACACCGGGTGGAGCGTATACATTGACGGCAAAAAAGCGGAAACCTTTAAGCTGGGTGAAGCCCTGCTGACGACCACCGTCAAGCCCGGTAAGCATACGGTGGAGCTGCGCTATACCCCCAAGGGGTTGTCAATCGGTGCGGTCGTCAGCGGCACCTGTGTTGCAGGCGTGGCCGGCTACCTGATTCTTGTTCATATTCGCCGCAAAAAACAACAAAGCGCCGGTTAA
- a CDS encoding stage III sporulation protein AE, which produces MKRFVLTFLLLLALPGVCFAAQSALSGDGYRQALSGYDLSAFEKLGDDANSVLEQLGLEDFDFETVTALDAKSCVQVLGRLVRQNIQTPLRALLSVLSFTLLSAFLTGFSGSGLLGQNSSVYSTASALVIAALIAAQCADTVSLCCATIGICADFVFAFFPAFLVILTVSGSSLTGVSTNTLLLGLAQGLNILSAKLFVPLINCFLALSLCSGVRSSLNIDGALRVVRKGLISLISFCAGAFVTVLSVKTAVASRADALGLRSLRFAINSVVPVIGSAISEGLLSIQSYAGLVKSTVGVVGIIGVIALFLPALINVIGWRVSIAVSVAVSEIFDDRTVCKMLRAFGDAFLLMNVVLILSMVTTVISIGILIAAKGAAG; this is translated from the coding sequence ATGAAGCGATTTGTATTGACATTTTTACTTTTGCTGGCGTTGCCCGGGGTGTGCTTTGCCGCCCAGTCGGCGCTCTCCGGCGACGGTTATCGCCAGGCGCTGTCCGGGTATGACCTGTCAGCGTTTGAAAAGCTGGGGGACGACGCAAACAGCGTGCTGGAGCAGCTGGGACTGGAGGATTTTGACTTTGAGACGGTGACGGCGCTGGACGCTAAGTCCTGCGTGCAGGTGCTGGGGCGGCTGGTGCGCCAAAATATCCAAACGCCGCTGCGGGCACTGCTGTCTGTGCTCAGCTTCACGCTGCTGTCCGCCTTTTTAACCGGCTTTTCCGGCAGCGGACTGCTGGGGCAAAACAGCTCTGTTTATTCCACTGCCTCCGCCTTGGTCATCGCGGCGCTGATCGCTGCCCAGTGTGCGGACACTGTGTCCCTTTGCTGTGCCACCATCGGCATTTGCGCGGACTTTGTGTTTGCGTTCTTCCCGGCATTTTTGGTCATTCTAACCGTGTCCGGCAGCAGCCTGACCGGGGTGTCCACCAACACGCTGCTGCTGGGGCTGGCGCAGGGGCTGAATATTCTGTCAGCCAAGCTGTTTGTGCCCCTGATCAACTGCTTTTTGGCACTGAGTCTGTGCTCCGGCGTGCGCAGTTCGCTGAATATTGACGGTGCGTTGCGTGTGGTGCGTAAGGGCTTGATCTCACTGATCTCCTTTTGCGCCGGGGCATTTGTGACGGTGCTGTCCGTGAAGACGGCGGTGGCCTCCCGGGCGGACGCGCTGGGACTGCGTTCTCTGCGCTTTGCCATCAATTCCGTAGTGCCGGTAATCGGCAGCGCAATCAGCGAGGGACTGCTGTCTATACAAAGCTACGCCGGGCTGGTGAAGAGCACGGTAGGCGTTGTGGGCATTATTGGGGTCATTGCCCTGTTTTTGCCGGCGCTTATAAATGTGATCGGCTGGCGTGTTAGCATTGCCGTGTCCGTGGCGGTGAGCGAGATCTTTGACGACCGCACCGTGTGCAAAATGCTGCGGGCCTTTGGCGACGCCTTTTTGCTGATGAATGTGGTGCTCATTCTCTCCATGGTCACCACGGTGATCTCCATCGGCATACTGATCGCTGCAAAGGGGGCTGCCGGGTAA
- a CDS encoding stage III sporulation protein AB, giving the protein MKILGLWMIVLFCGAIGISLAVEVGRRCERAQLLCRLGEQVRLLLDYSMTDTGAIFARLASDPRFAPFGFLQGCDPAKTVTVATGLTARDDQELAAFLQRLGKSDLQNQLRLTDGYIAFAKGRAEEYAARCKRQKQLYVAFGLSGGLIAALLLA; this is encoded by the coding sequence ATGAAGATCCTTGGACTGTGGATGATCGTACTTTTTTGCGGGGCGATCGGTATTTCACTGGCAGTTGAAGTGGGGCGGCGCTGTGAGCGGGCGCAGCTGCTTTGCCGCTTGGGGGAACAGGTGCGGCTTCTGCTGGATTACAGTATGACGGATACGGGGGCTATTTTTGCCCGGTTGGCGTCGGACCCCCGCTTTGCGCCCTTTGGTTTTTTGCAGGGCTGTGACCCGGCCAAGACCGTGACGGTCGCTACCGGGCTGACTGCCCGGGATGACCAAGAGTTGGCAGCCTTTTTGCAAAGGCTGGGCAAAAGCGATCTGCAAAACCAGTTGCGGCTCACCGACGGCTACATTGCCTTTGCCAAAGGCCGGGCAGAGGAATACGCTGCGCGGTGCAAGCGACAAAAACAGTTGTATGTGGCCTTTGGCCTGTCCGGCGGGCTGATTGCCGCCCTGCTGCTGGCCTAA